One region of Polynucleobacter sp. MWH-Aus1W21 genomic DNA includes:
- a CDS encoding amidohydrolase, giving the protein MTSLIQTYLTNPRKPAFVLPPNACDAHCHIFGPASQFPYVKERSWTPVDAGKEALFALHDSLGIQRCVIVQTALHGFDNSVVVDAMQARKGAYLGVALASAKTTSAQIAEMDQQGFRAIRFNFMAHLKNSDSIEDILELTKRMEPFGWHLQVHFSSDLVHSLAPLLKKSAVPVMVDHVGRVDASLGANHADFQGLLKLLDDPHFYVKVSGVDRISKMHPYEDGISLAKILVDEFTDRCVWGTDWPHPNHHHIPDDGNLVDLIPRIADTTEKVSKLMVSNPGKFYRFE; this is encoded by the coding sequence ATGACAAGCCTGATACAAACATATTTGACTAACCCCAGAAAGCCAGCCTTTGTATTGCCACCAAATGCGTGTGATGCCCATTGCCATATTTTTGGACCAGCCAGTCAGTTTCCTTATGTAAAAGAACGATCATGGACACCCGTTGACGCAGGCAAGGAAGCATTATTCGCATTGCATGATTCTTTAGGAATTCAGCGTTGCGTGATTGTGCAAACTGCATTGCATGGTTTTGATAACTCTGTGGTGGTGGATGCAATGCAGGCCCGCAAGGGAGCGTATCTTGGGGTGGCGCTTGCATCTGCAAAAACTACTAGTGCACAAATTGCTGAGATGGATCAGCAAGGTTTCCGAGCTATACGATTTAATTTCATGGCGCATCTGAAGAATAGTGATTCTATTGAGGATATCCTGGAGCTGACTAAAAGGATGGAGCCATTTGGATGGCATTTGCAGGTTCATTTTTCCAGTGACTTGGTACATTCATTGGCGCCATTGTTAAAGAAATCTGCTGTCCCAGTGATGGTTGACCATGTTGGGCGAGTGGACGCTTCTTTGGGTGCCAATCATGCTGATTTTCAAGGTTTACTTAAGCTCCTTGATGACCCACATTTTTATGTCAAGGTAAGTGGTGTAGATCGTATCTCAAAAATGCATCCCTATGAAGATGGCATATCCCTTGCAAAAATTTTAGTAGATGAATTTACAGATCGATGTGTTTGGGGGACGGATTGGCCGCATCCCAATCACCACCATATTCCTGATGACGGTAATTTAGTGGACTTAATCCCCAGGATCGCTGACACCACAGAAAAAGTAAGCAAGCTCATGGTAAGTAATCCCGGAAAATTTTATCGGTTTGAGTAA
- a CDS encoding SDR family NAD(P)-dependent oxidoreductase has translation MAGRLEGKIAFITGAGSVGPGRGNGRATAIRFAQEGAKVFATDINLANLDETLALAGDAAHNITTAKLDIFQASAIEESVQACIQKYGALDILVNVVGGSAKGGPVEMTEEVWDAQVDFNLKSVFLTCKYALPELIKREKGSIINFASTSGTRWTGSAQIAYAATKAGVIQFSKVLAVQYAKQNIRVNTIVPGQLHTPMVETRLAKQRVGGDVELLLKQRQSRIPLPFMGDGRDTANAALFLASDESRFITGTEIVVDGGMSARCD, from the coding sequence ATGGCTGGACGATTAGAGGGAAAGATTGCCTTTATCACGGGGGCGGGATCGGTTGGTCCTGGCAGGGGAAATGGACGCGCAACGGCCATTCGATTCGCGCAAGAGGGTGCCAAGGTGTTTGCTACGGACATTAATTTAGCAAACCTAGATGAAACATTGGCTTTGGCTGGTGATGCGGCACATAATATAACTACCGCGAAGCTGGATATATTTCAAGCTAGTGCGATTGAAGAAAGTGTTCAGGCATGTATTCAAAAGTATGGGGCTCTGGATATCTTGGTAAATGTGGTGGGTGGTTCTGCAAAAGGTGGTCCAGTGGAAATGACTGAAGAGGTCTGGGACGCACAGGTAGATTTCAACCTGAAAAGCGTTTTCTTAACCTGCAAGTATGCTTTGCCAGAATTGATTAAGCGGGAAAAGGGATCAATTATTAATTTTGCCTCCACATCAGGCACTCGGTGGACGGGTTCAGCACAAATTGCCTATGCAGCTACAAAGGCGGGTGTCATTCAATTCTCGAAAGTTTTGGCAGTGCAATATGCTAAGCAGAATATTAGAGTCAATACTATCGTCCCTGGACAACTTCATACCCCCATGGTGGAGACTCGGCTAGCAAAACAGCGTGTTGGTGGCGATGTTGAATTACTATTAAAGCAACGACAATCCCGTATTCCCCTCCCATTTATGGGTGATGGTCGAGATACTGCTAATGCGGCATTATTTTTGGCTTCCGATGAATCTCGTTTTATTACCGGCACTGAAATTGTTGTAGATGGCGGTATGTCAGCAAGGTGCGATTAA